Proteins found in one Populus alba chromosome 14, ASM523922v2, whole genome shotgun sequence genomic segment:
- the LOC118042383 gene encoding cytochrome P450 81Q32: MATLFLYFPVFLALYVITTHFLNKIRNFPPSPFPSLPIIGHLYLLKKPLYRTLSKISDKHGPVILLQQGSRRLLVVSSPSIAEECFTKNDVVFANRPRLLIAKHLAYNGTSVVWAPYGDHWRNLRKIVSIEVLSAYRLQMLSPIRLEEVKSMICVLFRNQNQFVDMRTVFFELVLNIMMRMIAGKRYYGENVSDVEEAKRFRAIHTESFLLGGQTIIGDYIPWIKSKEMEKRLIECNLKRDSFLQCLIEEQRRKILEGDCCGEKKKNLIQVLLSLQETEPEYYTDDIIKGLIVVLLLAGTHTSSTTMEWALSLLLNNPEVLEKAQREIDEQIGHDRLMDEADLAHLPYLRGILNETLRMYPAAPLLVPHESSEECLVGGFRIPRGTMLYVNAWAIQNDPKIWPDPAKFRPERFDNPEVARDGFKLMPFGYGRRSCPGEGLALRVVGLALGSLLQCFEWQRIGDKMVDMTESPGFTVPKAKPLEVICRPRPDMLGHLSQI; encoded by the exons ACTGAAGAAGCCACTTTACAGGACACTATCAAAAATCTCCGATAAACATGGCCCCGTAATCTTGCTCCAACAAGGTTCTCGTCGACTGCTTGTTGTCTCCTCCCCTTCAATAGCTGAAGAATGCTTTACCAAAAATGATGTTGTCTTTGCAAACCGCCCACGTTTGCTCATTGCGAAACACCTCGCCTACAACGGCACAAGCGTTGTTTGGGCCCCCTATGGCGACCACTGGCGAAACCTTAGGAAGATCGTCTCTATTGAAGTCTTGTCTGCATACCGCCTCCAAATGCTGTCTCCCATACGTCTGGAGGAGGTGAAGTCAATGATTTGTGTTCTCTTCCGTAATCAGAACCAGTTTGTAGATATGAGGACAGTTTTCTTCGAACTGGTACTGAACATCATGATGCGGATGATAGCTGGAAAGAGATATTATGGAGAGAATGTTTCTGATGTGGAAGAAGCCAAAAGGTTTCGTGCAATTCATACTGAAAGCTTCTTGCTAGGTGGCCAAACCATTATAGGAGACTACATACCGTGGATTAAATCAAAAGAGATGGAGAAGAGATTGATAGAATGCAATCTAAAGAGGGATAGTTTCTTGCAGTGTTTGATAGAAGAGCAACGGAGAAAAATACTGGAGGGTGATTGCTGtggtgaaaagaaaaagaatttgattCAGGTTCTGCTGTCCCTGCAAGAAACTGAACCTGAGTATTACACGGACGATATCATCAAAGGGCTTATAGTG GTGCTCTTATTGGCAGGAACACACACTTCATCTACTACAATGGAATGGGCACTTTCACTTTTGCTTAACAATCCTGAAGTCCTCGAGAAGGCTCAAAGAGAAATCGACGAGCAGATTGGGCATGATCGTTTGATGGATGAAGCTGATCTTGCCCACCTTCCCTACCTCCGCGGCATCCTCAACGAAACGTTACGGATGTACCCGGCAGCTCCGTTGCTAGTACCTCACGAGTCATCAGAAGAATGCCTGGTTGGAGGATTCCGCATTCCACGTGGCACGATGCTGTATGTAAATGCGTGGGCCATTCAAAATGACCCTAAAATCTGGCCAGACCCAGCAAAATTCAGACCTGAGAGGTTTGACAATCCAGAGGTGGCTAGAGATGGGTTTAAGTTGATGCCTTTTGGGTATGGAAGGAGGAGCTGTCCTGGAGAAGGCTTGGCCCTGAGAGTGGTGGGATTAGCATTGGGCTCGCTCCTTCAATGTTTCGAGTGGCAGAGGATTGGTGATAAAATGGTGGACATGACCGAGAGTCCCGGGTTCACCGTTCCGAAGGCAAAACCACTGGAAGTTATATGCAGGCCACGCCCAGACATGCTAGGGCATCTTTCTCAAATATAA